A stretch of Chitinophaga caeni DNA encodes these proteins:
- the fabD gene encoding ACP S-malonyltransferase: MKHAYVFPGQGSQFPGMGKNLYETNESAKSLFEKANEILGFRISDIMFTGTDEDLKQTKVTQPAVFLHAVIAFLSLPGAQPEMVAGHSLGEFSALVANKTLGFEDALKLVAIRANAMQKACELNPSTMAAILGLADEKVEEICAGITDEIVVPANYNCPGQLVISGSNAGIDIACEQMKAAGAKRALKLPVGGAFHSPLMEPARAELQAAIEATAFNTPICPVYQNVVAKAITDPAEIKANLIAQLTGPVRWTQSVQAMIADGATQFTEVGPGKVLQGLVNKIDKSVATDGFTGDL, encoded by the coding sequence ATGAAGCATGCATATGTATTTCCCGGGCAGGGTTCACAATTCCCTGGTATGGGTAAAAACCTGTATGAGACAAACGAATCTGCCAAATCTTTATTCGAAAAAGCCAATGAAATATTAGGCTTCCGTATCTCGGATATCATGTTTACCGGGACAGATGAGGATTTGAAACAAACGAAAGTAACACAGCCCGCGGTTTTTTTGCATGCTGTAATTGCTTTCTTATCCTTACCCGGCGCTCAACCGGAAATGGTAGCAGGTCATTCCCTAGGTGAATTTTCAGCCCTGGTCGCGAATAAAACCCTCGGTTTTGAAGACGCGCTGAAACTAGTGGCCATCCGCGCAAACGCCATGCAGAAGGCATGCGAGTTAAATCCTTCAACTATGGCTGCTATCCTAGGTTTAGCTGATGAAAAGGTCGAGGAAATTTGTGCGGGCATCACGGATGAAATTGTTGTTCCGGCGAATTATAATTGCCCCGGGCAATTGGTAATTTCCGGTTCAAACGCGGGTATCGATATCGCTTGCGAACAAATGAAGGCTGCCGGCGCGAAACGCGCGCTCAAACTGCCGGTAGGCGGAGCTTTTCACAGCCCGTTAATGGAGCCTGCACGCGCAGAATTACAAGCTGCCATTGAAGCCACGGCATTTAATACGCCGATCTGCCCCGTTTACCAAAACGTGGTAGCAAAAGCTATTACAGATCCTGCCGAGATTAAAGCCAACTTGATCGCACAATTAACCGGACCCGTAAGATGGACCCAATCAGTTCAAGCCATGATTGCCGATGGCGCAACTCAATTTACTGAGGTAGGTCCAGGCAAAGTATTACAAGGATTAGTAAATAAGATTGATAAATCCGTTGCTACCGATGGTTTCACGGGAGATCTTTAA
- a CDS encoding beta-ketoacyl-ACP synthase III, which produces MSKITAAITAVGGYVPDYVLTNEILTTMVDTSDEWITTRTGIKERRILKGENMGTSELCVPVALEICKKRGIAPTDIDLLIVATVTPDMLFPSTANVVTDKIGASNAFGFDISAACSGFLYALDTGARFIEAGRYKKVMVIGADKMSSIIDYSDRTTCIIFGDGAGGVLLEPNEEGYGLVDSELKSDGHGREYLHMKAGGSAKPASAETVANREHYVYQEGKMVFKYAVANMSAAATEIMRRNNLTADNIAYLVPHQANLRIISATANAMGLTEDKIMINIQRFGNTTAGTIPLCLWEWEKQLKKGDNLVLAAFGGGFTWGASYIKWAYDGDKV; this is translated from the coding sequence ATGAGTAAAATTACGGCCGCCATTACAGCGGTAGGTGGCTATGTTCCCGATTACGTATTGACCAATGAAATATTAACGACCATGGTGGATACTTCCGATGAATGGATTACCACTAGGACGGGTATTAAGGAAAGACGGATCTTGAAAGGTGAAAACATGGGAACATCCGAACTCTGCGTTCCCGTAGCCTTGGAAATTTGCAAGAAAAGAGGAATTGCACCTACCGATATCGATCTTTTAATCGTAGCTACCGTTACCCCGGATATGTTGTTCCCTTCCACGGCCAACGTCGTGACGGACAAAATAGGGGCTAGCAATGCTTTCGGATTCGATATCAGCGCTGCTTGTTCGGGTTTCTTGTATGCTTTGGATACCGGCGCCCGTTTTATTGAAGCTGGCCGCTATAAAAAAGTAATGGTCATAGGTGCTGATAAGATGAGCTCTATTATCGATTATTCCGACCGTACTACTTGTATCATTTTCGGTGATGGCGCAGGTGGCGTGCTGCTGGAGCCGAACGAAGAAGGATACGGCTTAGTCGATAGTGAACTTAAAAGCGATGGCCACGGCCGGGAATATTTACATATGAAAGCGGGTGGTTCTGCCAAACCAGCATCCGCTGAAACGGTAGCTAACCGGGAACATTACGTTTACCAAGAAGGTAAAATGGTGTTTAAGTATGCCGTTGCAAATATGTCTGCCGCCGCTACCGAGATCATGCGCCGCAATAATCTGACTGCCGACAATATCGCGTACCTTGTACCGCATCAAGCCAATCTCAGGATCATTAGCGCTACTGCTAACGCGATGGGTTTGACGGAAGATAAGATCATGATCAACATCCAACGCTTTGGTAATACTACTGCCGGTACGATCCCTTTATGTTTATGGGAATGGGAAAAGCAGTTGAAAAAAGGAGATAACCTAGTATTAGCTGCCTTCGGTGGTGGTTTTACCTGGGGAGCTTCTTACATCAAGTGGGCTTACGATGGGGATAAAGTTTAA
- the ruvA gene encoding Holliday junction branch migration protein RuvA, which translates to MFAALIDDFNRFMIAYLEGKLTYKTPALVYIDIQGLGYEVQISLNTYSKIQHLETCKLLTYLHIKEDAHTLYGFFEEAEKQMFLHLIGVSGIGASTARMMLSSLQPADIQRAILMENEKMLEGVKGIGAKTAKRVILELKDKMKRVQPETVHLSATPNNTTEEDALNALVTLGIARNMAEQAIRKVLKADPGLLNDLEDLIKKALKSL; encoded by the coding sequence ATGTTTGCCGCATTAATAGATGATTTCAACCGATTTATGATAGCTTACCTCGAAGGCAAACTTACCTATAAAACCCCGGCATTGGTGTATATCGATATCCAGGGATTGGGATACGAAGTGCAGATAAGTTTAAATACTTATTCCAAGATCCAACATTTGGAAACTTGCAAATTATTGACTTACTTACATATTAAAGAGGATGCTCATACATTGTATGGCTTTTTTGAGGAAGCTGAAAAGCAGATGTTCTTACACCTAATCGGCGTATCCGGCATCGGTGCCAGCACGGCAAGGATGATGCTTTCTTCTTTGCAACCAGCTGATATTCAAAGAGCTATATTAATGGAGAACGAGAAAATGCTGGAAGGAGTGAAAGGGATCGGCGCAAAAACAGCGAAAAGGGTCATTTTGGAATTAAAAGATAAGATGAAACGTGTTCAACCCGAAACAGTACATTTATCTGCTACCCCGAACAATACAACCGAAGAAGATGCGTTAAATGCCTTAGTTACTCTTGGTATTGCCAGGAACATGGCAGAACAGGCTATACGGAAGGTGTTGAAAGCGGATCCCGGATTGTTGAATGACTTGGAAGATTTAATCAAGAAAGCACTGAAGAGTTTGTAA
- the folE gene encoding GTP cyclohydrolase I FolE, with product MAYKKIESYDEAVTGGLMESYRKSIELLGENPDREGLEKTPERVAKAMQFLTQGYQQDARAILNSAKFKESYSEMVIVKDIELYSLCEHHMLPFFGKAHVAYIPNGHITGLSKIARVVDVYARRLQVQERMTHEILEAIQESLQPQGVAVVIEAQHLCMMMRGVQKQNSVTTTSAFSGQFEDGRTREEFLKLIRNKLS from the coding sequence ATGGCATATAAGAAAATTGAATCATACGACGAGGCAGTCACCGGCGGCTTAATGGAAAGTTACCGTAAAAGTATCGAGTTACTGGGTGAAAACCCGGATCGTGAAGGCTTGGAGAAGACCCCTGAAAGGGTAGCAAAAGCAATGCAGTTCCTAACGCAAGGGTATCAACAGGATGCCCGCGCCATCTTGAACTCGGCCAAGTTCAAGGAGTCCTATAGCGAGATGGTAATCGTGAAAGATATCGAGCTTTATTCCTTGTGCGAACATCATATGTTGCCATTTTTTGGTAAGGCACACGTAGCTTACATCCCCAACGGCCATATTACGGGCTTGAGCAAAATTGCCCGCGTAGTAGATGTTTATGCCCGTAGGTTACAGGTGCAGGAAAGGATGACGCATGAAATTTTGGAAGCTATCCAGGAGTCATTACAACCCCAGGGAGTAGCCGTGGTTATAGAAGCGCAACACCTCTGCATGATGATGCGCGGTGTTCAAAAACAAAACTCCGTTACCACCACTTCCGCCTTCTCCGGCCAATTTGAAGATGGTAGAACGCGCGAAGAATTTTTGAAACTGATCCGTAACAAGTTAAGTTGA
- a CDS encoding cryptochrome/photolyase family protein: protein MTSSRQTKQRVNIWWLRRDLRLEDNAALYHALQQGIPVQPVFIFDTNILDDLPSKDDKRVAFIHAVLLKLQEQLSNHGASLDVFHGTPREAFEHYSNKYKVVAVHTANDYEPYARERDSEVAKLLALKGIAFHSWKDQVIFEKEEILKDDGRPYTVFTPYSKKWKAGLNDFYIKSYPTSSYFTHFYQQEALAIPGLQKLGFNSDAYKFEWPKIPSAIIKNYDKTRDTPAIAGTSRLSLHLRFGTISIRALAREALRDNETYLNELIWRDFYQMILWHFPHVVGHAFKPAYDHIPWRNNEKEFDAWKTGQTGYPIVDAGMRELNTTGYMHNRVRMIVASFLSKHLLIDWRWGEAYFAEKLMDYDLAANNGGWQWAAGSGCDAAPYFRVFNPALQTQKFDPKLEYVKKWVPELDSFDYPQPIVAHDFARKRALEVYKKALNEDQ from the coding sequence ATGACTTCATCTCGACAAACTAAGCAAAGGGTAAATATTTGGTGGTTACGAAGGGATTTAAGGCTGGAGGATAATGCCGCTTTATACCATGCCCTACAGCAAGGAATACCTGTACAACCGGTCTTTATTTTTGATACAAATATTTTAGATGATTTACCATCGAAAGATGATAAAAGGGTCGCGTTTATACATGCCGTACTTTTAAAGTTGCAAGAACAATTATCCAACCACGGCGCTAGCCTGGATGTTTTTCACGGCACGCCCCGCGAAGCTTTCGAGCATTATAGTAACAAGTACAAGGTTGTTGCTGTTCATACTGCAAATGATTATGAACCTTACGCCCGGGAGCGCGACAGCGAAGTGGCAAAACTGTTAGCATTGAAAGGCATCGCGTTCCATTCTTGGAAAGACCAGGTCATCTTTGAAAAAGAGGAAATATTGAAAGATGATGGAAGGCCTTATACAGTATTTACACCTTACAGTAAAAAATGGAAGGCAGGGCTGAACGACTTTTATATAAAATCTTATCCAACAAGTAGCTACTTTACCCATTTTTATCAACAGGAAGCGTTAGCAATCCCGGGTTTGCAAAAGCTAGGATTTAATAGCGATGCTTATAAATTTGAATGGCCGAAAATCCCTTCTGCAATAATTAAAAATTATGATAAAACCCGCGATACTCCAGCAATTGCCGGAACTAGCCGTTTAAGCCTACACTTGAGGTTTGGAACGATCAGCATCCGTGCTTTAGCGCGGGAAGCCCTAAGGGACAACGAAACTTATCTCAACGAGTTGATATGGCGCGATTTTTATCAAATGATTTTATGGCATTTTCCCCATGTTGTAGGTCATGCATTTAAGCCAGCATACGATCATATTCCTTGGCGCAATAATGAAAAAGAATTCGATGCTTGGAAAACAGGGCAAACAGGTTACCCGATTGTTGATGCAGGTATGCGCGAGTTGAATACTACGGGCTATATGCACAACCGTGTAAGAATGATTGTAGCCAGTTTTTTGAGTAAGCACTTATTGATTGACTGGCGATGGGGAGAGGCATATTTCGCTGAAAAATTGATGGACTATGACCTGGCTGCAAACAATGGCGGTTGGCAATGGGCCGCGGGCAGCGGATGCGATGCAGCGCCTTATTTCAGGGTGTTTAACCCGGCATTGCAGACGCAAAAATTCGATCCCAAGTTGGAATATGTCAAGAAATGGGTACCGGAGTTAGATAGCTTTGATTATCCACAGCCTATCGTAGCGCATGATTTTGCCAGGAAACGTGCTTTGGAGGTATACAAGAAAGCACTAAATGAAGATCAATAA
- a CDS encoding TIGR00341 family protein gives MNRFLVGLRDLFNLHTDKERDAKTIESIEKNVSFKGANAWILAFAILIASIGLNINSTAVVIGAMLISPLMGPIMGAGLSLGINDFELFKRSLINLLFTTVISLITSTLYFVITPIDAAQSELLARTFPTIYDVLIAFLGGLAGIVAATRMEKGNAIPGVAIATALMPPLCTAGYGLATSQWLFFLGAFYLYLINCVFICLATLLIVKYLKFRKKEYVDEEQGRKVRRIISIIVTVMLIPSIYLAYTLVIENRYRENAAKYLEETFEENDHPILYKKINYRSDPKTIEVAVLNKVYTPEEIQANEKRMLKYGLKGTKLVMRQSDDTAFDANAFKASILQEFLKRDKTEPLSAQEQALLKVAPAAVANLYPTNNIASEANALFSEVKHLSIADHINFGADSTMKPDTLTVVTVGIDKQMPKKQQVQLEAWLQKRIQHKCVVWFRLEQ, from the coding sequence ATGAATAGATTTTTAGTTGGTCTGCGCGACCTGTTTAACCTCCATACAGATAAAGAACGTGATGCCAAAACAATTGAAAGCATTGAAAAAAACGTCTCTTTTAAAGGTGCCAATGCCTGGATCTTGGCTTTCGCGATCCTAATTGCATCGATAGGATTAAATATTAATTCTACCGCGGTCGTGATAGGAGCCATGTTAATCTCCCCGTTAATGGGGCCGATCATGGGCGCCGGGCTTTCTTTAGGGATCAATGATTTCGAACTTTTTAAACGTTCGCTTATCAACCTGCTGTTCACGACGGTAATCAGTTTGATCACCTCTACCTTGTATTTCGTGATTACCCCGATAGATGCAGCGCAGTCAGAATTATTAGCACGCACCTTCCCTACCATCTACGATGTTTTAATCGCCTTCCTGGGAGGATTAGCCGGTATCGTGGCAGCCACCCGCATGGAAAAGGGCAATGCCATTCCCGGCGTTGCTATTGCTACCGCCTTGATGCCACCTTTATGTACGGCAGGATATGGCCTGGCAACATCGCAATGGTTGTTTTTCTTAGGTGCTTTTTACCTGTACCTGATCAATTGCGTGTTTATTTGCCTAGCCACTTTATTAATTGTTAAATACCTGAAATTCAGAAAGAAGGAATATGTTGATGAAGAACAGGGGAGAAAAGTGCGCCGTATCATCTCCATCATAGTAACGGTCATGTTGATACCCAGCATATATTTGGCTTACACGCTCGTTATCGAAAATAGGTACCGGGAAAATGCCGCCAAATACCTGGAAGAAACCTTTGAAGAAAATGATCACCCCATTTTATACAAAAAAATCAATTACCGCTCAGATCCGAAAACAATAGAAGTAGCCGTATTAAATAAAGTTTACACACCGGAAGAAATACAGGCCAACGAGAAACGTATGCTCAAATACGGTTTAAAGGGCACCAAGCTCGTCATGAGGCAAAGCGATGATACCGCTTTCGATGCAAATGCATTTAAAGCGAGTATCCTGCAAGAATTCCTCAAAAGGGATAAAACAGAACCGCTCAGCGCACAGGAACAAGCCCTCTTAAAAGTTGCTCCCGCCGCGGTTGCGAACCTTTACCCTACTAACAATATCGCCAGTGAAGCCAATGCCCTATTTTCAGAAGTTAAGCATTTATCGATCGCGGATCATATCAACTTCGGGGCAGACAGTACCATGAAACCCGATACCTTGACCGTTGTAACAGTAGGTATTGATAAACAAATGCCTAAAAAGCAGCAAGTACAGTTGGAAGCCTGGCTGCAAAAAAGGATTCAACACAAATGTGTCGTGTGGTTCCGGTTAGAACAATAG
- a CDS encoding DinB family protein, whose amino-acid sequence MKELLLNQARHNEWANQRIAKTLLQLSQDQLDQTLVSSFDTIRLTVYHLWNGESVWYQRIQLADPVIYPQIGYDGTFEDAVKAWVEQSGRYVSFIEAASQAKLEHTYGYYDREQRYFKLGVITTLQQVFSHGAYHRGQLVTMMRQVGIQKIPGTDYVLFARTAKI is encoded by the coding sequence ATGAAAGAATTATTATTGAACCAGGCCCGGCATAACGAATGGGCTAACCAAAGAATAGCGAAAACGCTGCTACAGTTAAGTCAAGATCAATTGGATCAAACGCTGGTAAGTAGTTTTGATACGATCCGGCTCACGGTATACCATCTTTGGAACGGGGAATCGGTTTGGTATCAAAGGATACAGTTGGCAGATCCCGTTATATATCCGCAAATTGGCTATGATGGCACTTTTGAAGATGCGGTAAAGGCTTGGGTTGAACAATCGGGCCGCTATGTTAGTTTTATTGAGGCCGCCAGTCAAGCAAAATTAGAACATACCTATGGTTATTACGACCGGGAGCAGCGTTATTTTAAATTGGGGGTAATAACCACTTTACAGCAGGTTTTTAGTCATGGAGCATACCATCGCGGTCAATTGGTCACAATGATGCGGCAGGTAGGGATACAAAAAATTCCGGGGACAGATTATGTATTATTTGCCAGGACGGCCAAAATATAG
- a CDS encoding trans-sulfuration enzyme family protein, which translates to MDHKIITGFSSACIHAGHKQDPMYSHLTPIYASSTFVYDTAEQGMLRFEGKEEGYIYSRWGNPNFTEAELKISALEAFGLTGDNGKPLELKGILHASGMAALTTLFLGTLKAGDKIITHFSLYGGTEELFQKILPGLGIEAVIVDMHNLKETEDAIKAHPDAKMMYLETPANPTLQCVDLEELISIAREHKLITAVDNTFATPYLQQPFAFGADFVFHSTTKYLNGHGTAIGGIIIGKDIQLMEGKMMKTHRLLGGNSNPFDAYLLTQGIKTLEVRMERHCHNAMEVANFLESHPAVSKVNYLGLSSHPDFAIASKQMKHPGAMMSFELKGGLEAGKQFINRLKMCTKAVSLGTCDTLVSHPASMTHYGVPKATREQYGITDGLIRMSVGMESITDIINDLDQALQ; encoded by the coding sequence ATGGATCATAAAATTATTACAGGGTTTAGCTCGGCGTGTATCCATGCGGGGCATAAACAAGACCCGATGTATTCGCATCTTACCCCCATTTATGCTTCTTCAACTTTCGTGTATGATACTGCCGAACAAGGGATGTTGCGCTTTGAAGGTAAAGAGGAAGGATATATTTATTCACGTTGGGGCAATCCTAACTTCACGGAGGCAGAACTGAAAATCTCTGCCTTGGAAGCTTTCGGATTGACGGGTGATAATGGCAAACCGCTCGAATTGAAAGGCATCCTGCACGCTTCGGGTATGGCGGCATTGACCACTTTATTCCTCGGGACGTTAAAAGCCGGGGATAAAATCATCACGCATTTTTCGCTATATGGCGGTACGGAAGAGCTGTTCCAGAAAATATTGCCGGGCTTGGGCATTGAAGCCGTGATCGTAGATATGCATAATCTTAAGGAAACGGAAGATGCGATCAAGGCACATCCCGATGCCAAGATGATGTACCTGGAAACACCTGCTAATCCAACCCTGCAATGTGTTGACTTGGAAGAGTTGATCAGTATTGCCAGGGAGCACAAGTTGATAACCGCTGTAGATAATACTTTTGCTACACCGTATTTACAGCAACCTTTCGCTTTCGGCGCCGATTTCGTATTCCATTCCACAACGAAATACCTGAACGGTCATGGTACGGCTATCGGCGGCATCATAATAGGGAAAGATATCCAGTTGATGGAAGGGAAGATGATGAAAACTCACCGTCTACTTGGCGGTAATAGCAATCCTTTCGATGCATACCTATTAACGCAAGGCATTAAAACCCTCGAAGTGCGTATGGAAAGACATTGTCATAACGCGATGGAAGTCGCCAATTTCCTGGAATCGCACCCGGCGGTAAGCAAGGTAAATTACCTCGGTTTATCTTCCCACCCCGATTTCGCTATTGCTTCCAAGCAGATGAAACATCCGGGGGCAATGATGAGCTTCGAATTAAAAGGGGGACTAGAAGCGGGAAAACAATTTATCAACAGGCTAAAAATGTGCACGAAGGCCGTTTCACTGGGAACCTGTGATACACTCGTAAGCCATCCTGCCTCGATGACCCATTACGGCGTTCCTAAAGCTACCCGCGAACAATACGGCATCACGGACGGCTTAATCCGCATGAGCGTTGGCATGGAATCGATTACTGATATTATTAATGATTTAGATCAAGCATTGCAATAA
- a CDS encoding 1,4-dihydroxy-6-naphthoate synthase translates to MQQLTLGFSPCPNDTFIFDALVNQQVEQQDFSFETSLEDVETLNQWAAQGKLDITKLSFAMGLKVADQYELLNSGSALGRGCGPLLIAKGPLAEQQITDGLIAIPGENTTANLLFSIAYPQAKHKKVMLFSEIEQAVLSGEVVAGVIIHENRFTYQQKGLVKIVDLGDFWEKTTGHPIPLGGIFIKKSLPADTKAKIDQLIHRSLQKAYESYPVLSGYVKSHAQEMEEGVMRQHIDLYVNKFSLDLGEEGRRAVARLQQALVP, encoded by the coding sequence ATGCAGCAATTGACTTTAGGTTTTTCTCCTTGCCCAAATGATACGTTCATTTTTGATGCCCTGGTGAATCAACAGGTTGAACAACAGGATTTTAGCTTTGAAACCAGCTTGGAAGACGTGGAAACTTTGAACCAATGGGCCGCGCAAGGTAAACTAGATATTACCAAGCTCAGTTTTGCCATGGGTTTGAAGGTGGCTGATCAATATGAACTGTTGAACAGCGGTAGTGCATTAGGTAGGGGATGTGGCCCTTTGCTAATAGCGAAAGGCCCCCTGGCAGAACAACAAATCACGGATGGGCTTATCGCTATCCCCGGTGAGAATACGACGGCCAACTTGCTATTTTCCATCGCGTACCCGCAAGCCAAGCATAAAAAGGTAATGTTATTCTCTGAAATAGAACAGGCCGTATTGAGCGGGGAAGTAGTTGCCGGTGTTATCATTCATGAAAATAGGTTTACTTATCAACAAAAGGGTTTAGTGAAAATTGTTGACCTGGGCGATTTTTGGGAGAAAACCACCGGCCACCCGATCCCTTTAGGTGGAATTTTCATTAAGAAATCTTTGCCGGCGGATACCAAGGCAAAAATAGATCAATTGATTCACCGCAGCCTTCAGAAAGCTTACGAATCATACCCGGTATTATCGGGATACGTGAAATCGCACGCGCAGGAGATGGAAGAGGGGGTGATGCGGCAACATATTGATCTGTATGTCAATAAATTCAGCTTGGATTTAGGGGAAGAAGGTCGACGGGCGGTTGCACGCTTGCAGCAAGCATTAGTTCCATAG
- a CDS encoding 6-pyruvoyl trahydropterin synthase family protein, translated as MIYLTRVEHFNAAHKLSNPSWSKEENQNVFGKCANENWHGHNYELHVTVKGEPHPETGFVFNAKTLGTLINDVIIEKVDHRNLNVDVDFMAGKFTSAENFAIAIWEQLEKHLPAGATLHCIKLFETPKIYVEYFGGK; from the coding sequence ATGATTTATTTAACACGCGTGGAGCATTTTAATGCCGCCCACAAGTTGAGTAATCCTTCTTGGAGCAAAGAGGAAAATCAGAATGTCTTCGGAAAATGTGCCAACGAAAATTGGCATGGTCATAATTACGAGCTGCATGTTACCGTGAAAGGGGAACCCCATCCTGAAACCGGCTTCGTTTTCAATGCTAAAACATTGGGAACCCTTATTAACGATGTGATCATCGAAAAGGTGGATCACCGCAACTTGAATGTAGACGTAGACTTCATGGCCGGAAAATTCACTTCCGCCGAAAACTTTGCTATCGCGATATGGGAGCAACTGGAAAAGCATTTGCCCGCAGGAGCCACATTGCATTGCATCAAACTATTCGAAACTCCTAAGATTTACGTGGAATACTTCGGCGGTAAATAA
- the mqnB gene encoding futalosine hydrolase: MKILLTAATILEIQPFLLHLEEVAQKLDNKLFSYKGHQLEVQVTGIGMMSTAYQLGKKFAVEKPGFVIQAGIAGCFHKSWELGEVVQVTVEHLGDLGAEDNDVIRDMFDIGLMKENEAPFTGNAIVNTSNNFFPQFRQAKGVTVNLVSGSKSTIERLTNVYAPDIESMEGAALHYVCNLENVPYLQLRSISNYVEVRDKSKWKIALAIKNLNHELVNMLDNLRLS; this comes from the coding sequence ATGAAAATTTTGCTGACGGCTGCAACCATCCTGGAAATACAACCTTTCCTGTTACACCTAGAAGAAGTGGCGCAAAAGCTTGATAATAAGCTTTTTTCATATAAGGGTCATCAACTAGAAGTACAAGTAACGGGCATCGGGATGATGAGCACAGCCTACCAACTGGGGAAGAAATTCGCGGTAGAAAAGCCGGGTTTCGTTATCCAGGCCGGTATCGCGGGTTGCTTTCACAAATCTTGGGAATTGGGGGAGGTCGTGCAAGTTACGGTAGAACATTTGGGTGATTTAGGTGCCGAGGATAATGATGTTATTAGGGATATGTTTGATATCGGCTTGATGAAGGAGAATGAGGCCCCTTTTACCGGTAACGCGATTGTAAATACTTCCAATAACTTCTTCCCACAATTCCGCCAGGCGAAGGGCGTTACTGTAAATCTTGTAAGTGGTTCAAAATCAACGATTGAGAGGTTGACGAATGTATATGCCCCGGATATTGAAAGCATGGAAGGCGCCGCTTTGCACTATGTTTGTAACCTGGAAAATGTTCCATACCTGCAATTGCGCAGCATTTCTAATTATGTGGAGGTGAGGGACAAAAGCAAGTGGAAGATCGCCCTGGCTATCAAGAATCTTAACCACGAGCTGGTAAATATGCTGGATAATTTAAGGTTATCCTGA
- a CDS encoding GNAT family N-acetyltransferase, which yields MGNENIQIRRAVKEDCPRLMELVQELADYEKAPGEVTVKLSHFEEAGFGEHPVWWAFVAEARGQVIGFALYYIRFSTWKGSRMYLEDIIVTEKWRGNGVGKLLFDQLIIEAKEKHLSGISWQVLEWNQPAINFYKKYKASFDPEWVNCSIQL from the coding sequence ATGGGAAATGAAAATATTCAAATCCGCCGGGCTGTAAAGGAAGATTGCCCCAGGCTGATGGAACTAGTACAGGAACTGGCTGATTACGAGAAAGCGCCGGGTGAAGTTACCGTGAAGCTTTCGCATTTTGAAGAAGCGGGTTTTGGAGAACATCCCGTTTGGTGGGCGTTCGTGGCCGAAGCCCGGGGACAAGTAATCGGCTTCGCGCTTTACTACATCCGTTTTTCAACATGGAAAGGCAGTAGGATGTACTTGGAAGATATTATCGTTACCGAGAAATGGCGAGGAAATGGGGTAGGAAAATTATTGTTCGATCAATTAATTATCGAAGCTAAAGAAAAACATCTCAGCGGAATCTCTTGGCAAGTACTGGAATGGAATCAACCTGCTATAAATTTTTATAAAAAATACAAGGCTAGCTTCGATCCGGAATGGGTCAATTGCTCGATTCAATTGTAA
- a CDS encoding NUDIX hydrolase, producing MSIHSFYENAPKHLVAVDCIIFGFEDGKLKLLIMKRKVDPMAGAWSLVGGFVQDNESTDEAAARVLKQTTGMDHIYMDQLHTYGDVNRDTGARVISVTYYALIRIKEHDRILANDHGAHWLSLHQIPPLIFDHSVMLQHALDKLRDKAHTYPVGFELLPEKFTLPQLRNLYEEIYQRELDKRNFRKKILAMNILEKLDEKDKSSSKKGAHLYKFDEAKYEQLMKTGFGFTM from the coding sequence ATGAGTATACATTCCTTTTATGAAAACGCCCCTAAGCACCTCGTTGCTGTAGATTGTATCATCTTCGGTTTTGAAGATGGTAAATTGAAGCTATTGATCATGAAACGTAAAGTTGACCCGATGGCTGGCGCTTGGTCACTCGTTGGAGGATTTGTGCAGGATAACGAAAGTACCGATGAAGCTGCGGCCCGCGTATTGAAGCAAACTACGGGTATGGATCATATTTATATGGATCAATTGCATACTTACGGCGACGTGAACCGTGATACCGGCGCCCGCGTTATCTCCGTTACGTATTATGCGCTGATCCGGATCAAGGAACATGATCGTATCTTGGCGAATGACCATGGTGCGCATTGGTTGAGTTTGCATCAAATTCCACCATTGATCTTCGATCATAGTGTAATGTTGCAACATGCCCTCGACAAGTTACGCGATAAGGCACATACTTACCCGGTTGGTTTTGAACTGTTGCCAGAGAAATTTACTTTGCCGCAGTTAAGGAACCTTTACGAGGAAATCTATCAAAGGGAATTGGATAAACGCAACTTCCGTAAAAAGATTTTAGCTATGAATATCTTGGAGAAGCTGGATGAAAAAGATAAAAGCTCTTCAAAAAAAGGAGCTCACCTGTACAAGTTTGACGAGGCGAAGTATGAGCAACTGATGAAGACAGGCTTCGGTTTTACGATGTAA